ttgctgttgtttaccTGAGGGTGGGAGATCACTCTTGTCAGGGTATAGTTTCTTCACAGCACTTGCCACTTCATGCAAGTTGTCCACCACCTGGACTTGTTGTTGAAAGCTTGACTGCATGGCCTGACCGCAGCCCAACAAGTACGCCTCCAAAATCACTGCCATGCGTTCACGAAAGAATGGACATCCAGCCACTTCACTTCGTAAGTACCAGAAGAAAAAGTGCCCGATTCTCTTACTCTGAGGAGAGGAAAAACTTAGTCAGCATGCTGACATCACATATTCCGGTGTCACACTTTCAGAGGCATCAGAGGCATGCATATGCTTCATTGTAAGCTATTGTCAAGAACAAATATACAATGTTTtaacttaaaggggcacaaggtaggatgacggcATTTCCGTGGTGCCCGCggaatgcctgtctcaaaatctacacagtaatgaaaaaatgctgtttaaataaactcggtgtgagactgtttttcatcacgaaatgccagcagttgatacaaatctgaatgcggtatgtaaagcgatttttcaaatgaagagtgtttcccacgacacacCTTCGGACCGCGCTGTCAAAACTTGCATGtgaggttttctgacagcggaccgtggaagtggtcacgagagccatcgttcacttactaatgactcgcataagcatcggctgactcgggaccgtgattaattaaacttttaatcctacctggagcccctttagcATTAACATGTTTTGTTGAAAAGCATGCACTTTTTTATTAGTTCAATTTCTCATTCATTTCATGTACATACTCTGAGGGCTCTTTGGATGAGGAACCTGGCCAGACTACTGTCATGATAAGGCTCCACTTTAAGGGTctacaaaagaaaaacagaaatagaGTTAAGCAGAATTAAGTTaagtgtagtggagcgctgctcctttaagggaaagtctgacgctgcggcacacgtcaccacgccgctcgtagaggcttatgggaagtctcttcataaacactgccagtggctagtattcggtaagcctgcaaagtccccctttgcgcgtttcatcgccaccggcgaatgctgtggttgcttctcccctcgccgtcgagaggagtgcggtgtccagttcagatctaggagatgcggaccatttcttgtcctcgtgagtatgtggaccatttcttgtcgctgtttatgtgctagccagcagctagtggctaacttcgcgtctgctgttctataggttgtgattccaacttggcgtctcttacttggctagagtgatctcttgcttctccactggcaaggacggTGGActataccaacggttaccttgcgcttttcccgtctcctgcacgccggtatgtattatagtgggttagcttgtgcctttacccagccctgactgtttgttttcgtaccatggttgctaacgacggccattattatggtttcagagtgtggtcgctaccggcgcctcggccgtgtacctctgtattggcactccgactgtgagaattgcgcatcgTGCACCCTcctctccgggtaaggtaactcactcggcagcagaatcgtgtgatagtgggtgtcctgctagcttggctaacgctctcctcctcacctcgcaggttgtatccgtgtggccgtggtcagacactccacgcgtttaggtgcacgagcggcgacttttagccccggttgtgtggtgcctctggaagccgggaacccgtatctcggctgctgttCCGANctttggacattcgtgtgtgcgtgtgcgttggcgcgctctagttcagtgtgtgtgtgtgtgtgtgtgtgtgagcgtgcatgtgtgtgtgtgtgtgtgtgtgtgtgtgtgtgtgtggcggtgtgggTAAGGCCACTAATAGTCCCTGGGCCAGAAGgctaacagggctggactaactccacttcccatcttttactttgtttgctgtgcccctcttctaaccctgtgtgctgatttttgacttaatccttttgtttatggttttgcttatgcagtgttttgttttctttgctttatttggtttgctgtgaattatttaatttattttcttttattaaccCTTTTGAGTTGGTACCAACCTGAAATGCCTAAGATAAGCCCCAGAGGCTAAagtatctgtgtctgtgcaatccatttgagccatttcggctacccctagtgactacactgtttgtggatctgtgtgtgttgtggcagaacacccaccacACTGTAACTGGTTGTGAACAAGAAAGCAGTGGGTAAAGTGTTTATTGATCTGCGggtgttgtggcagaacacccacccCTGTAAGTGCGTGCATATTATTTTTATACAAAGAGtgacaaacatatttttataatgaaaagaataataaagatttgaattattaattgtcaccactgtctctgtctccattgtgcacgaacctgtgtttgcctggtaatctattgtgcgggtacattgtgtgttggtccggggtatctgtaattacccctaattcatttcctccgggggctccacccccgggggtggcgtagtcgaactacttcctgtaacggtctcgcccactacatttggattgtagtggagcgctgctcctttaagggaaagtctgacgctgcggcacacgtcaccacgccgctcgtagaggcttatgggaagtctcttcataaacactgccagtggctagtattcggtaagcctgcaaagtccccctttgcgcgtttcatcgccaccggcgaatgctgtggttgcttctcccctcgccgtcgagaggagtgcggtgtccagttcagatctaggagatgtggaccatttcttgtcctcgtgagagtatgtggaccatttcttgtcgctgtttatgtgctagccagcagctagtggctaacttcgcgtctgctgttctataggttgtgattccaacttggcgtctcttacttggctagagtgatctcttgcttctccactggcaaggacttcggtggacaataccaacggttaccttgcgcttttcccgtctcctgcacgccggtatgtattatagtgggttagcttgtgcctttacccagccctgactgtttgttttcgtaccatggttgctaacgacggccattattatggtttcagagtgtggtcgctaccggcgcctcggccgtgtacctctgtattggcactccgactgtgagaattgcgcatcggtgcaccctcctctccgggtaaggtaacctctcggcagcagaatcgtgtgatagtgggtgtcctgctagcttggctaacgctctcctcctccctcgcaggttgtatccgtgtggccgtggttaGACActccacgcgtttaggtgcacgagcggcgacttttagccccggttgtgtggtgcctctggaagccgggaacccgtatctcggctgctgctccgaactttggacattcgtgtgtgcgtgtgcgttggcgcgctctagttcagtgtgtgtgtgtgtatgtgtgtgtgtgtgtgtgtgtgtgtaatgattgtgtgtgtgtgcgtgtggtacggccactattagtccctgggccagaaggctaacagggctggactaactctacttcccatcttttacttttgtttgctgtgcccctcttctaaccctgtgtgctgatttttgacttaatccttttgtttatggttttgcttatgcagtgttttgttttctttgctttatttggtttgctgtgaattatttaatttattttcttttattaaccCTTTTGAGTTGGTACCAACCTGAAATGCCTAAGATAAGCCCCAGAGGCTAAagtatctgtgtctgtgcaatccatttgagccatttcggctacccctagtgactacactgtttgtggatctgtgtgtgttgtggcagaacacccaccacACTGTAACTGGTTGTGAACAAGAAAAAGCAGTGGGTAAAGTGTTTATTGATCTGCGggtgttgtggcagaacacccacccCTGTAAGTGCGTGCATATTATTTTTATACAAAGAGTGACAAACATTTTTATAAggaaaagaataataaagatttgaattattaattgtcaccactgtctctgtctccattgtgcacgaacctgtgtttgcctggtaatctattgtgcgggtacattgtgtgttggtccggggtatctgtaattacccctaattcatttcctccgggggctccacccccgggggtggcgtagtcgaactacttcctgtaacggtctcgcccactacataagCATTAGAGTTACGCTTTAATAAAGGATAATCACTGGACATCATTCAtttttagagtttaaaactccAAAAATATGGTCTGTGGTGATTCTATTTCATTTTAAACGAATTGTTAGCCTGCATTTCACCAGCATGCGGCATCaaagtgacagtttgtagttggacctCAGTGAATATTATGCCAAAtagctatgatgcagttcagcgacagtcgccacagccaatgggaatgttggaacacttgcattctgcttttaatggacatactctgtcgcttcaatcgctcttgCTACACAGCCCAGCGATTCTTTGTCGCTTCATCTTGTTGCGACGTGACTGGTGTATCCATGTATCTGTGTATCCGGTAAGAGCAGCATATCATGTGCCACTAACCTGAACCAGCTGGAGAAGGTTCTGATtttttggaaaccgctgtcactcaaaaaaaatAGCTAacatgattggctgcttagcatcttggcCCTCCGCAAGGTGTGAATgtttgtgaaagcccattgggaaactccaactcccattgtcattgtgacacagcactccacagcacacaagtgaacactgcacactgcacacaacgaaattgcatttatgcctcacccgtgcaagggggcagccctcagtggcgccccatggggagcagtgcggtgggacggtaccatgctcagggtacctcagtcatggaggaggatgggggagagcactggttgattactccccccaccaacctggcgggtcgggagtcgaaccggcaacctctgggatgcaagtctgacgccctaaccgctcacccatgactgcccactggtGCTTTGTAAGTGTACTATTGAGAGTAAGAGCAGCATGCCATGTCTCACTAACCTGAACCAGCTGGAGAAGGTACCTTAGCACCTCTTCGTTGGACAGCAGCTCCAGCCTTTGGACCGCCAAGCCTCTGACCCTTTCATCCGCAAAGTTCACGCTCAGGAGCTCCAAAGCCACAGGAAGTTCAAGGTCATGTGGCTGCCAGTGGCCCAACAGCCAATGGATGTCCTGGACAGCGTCAGGGTTCAGCCAATCAATGCTTCGCAGGAACTGGGGCAGGTTCGAGGTGTAACGGACGCTTTCCTCCCGGAACCTCCTCAGTCTGTCTCTGTGGGACACCGTGGATGTCGAGGGCGACGAGGGAGATTTCACTTCCAGGTCAACTGATTTTGAAGGAGACGTTGGAGAAGGGGTGGACTGACCGGATGGCGAACTGGAATTACTAGATGTTGGTGATGTGACGCTTGGAGGGGACAGGGTGTTGGGAATGCCTCGGCTGTGTGGGATGACAACGGGGAAACTGTAGCGATCCAAAAGGAAGGTGATGGCCATGGACGTAGCCACGTCAGGGTTGGTGGCCGTGGACAGTTTGTCGGCCTCAAAGGTGAAAACCTCTTCCTCTTGCTCGGGGAAAGGCCACATGTGAAGGATGTGGGGCCCCTGGCTGAGCACAGACCTGTGGTCGATCAGCTGAAGGTTCACAAAATACAGCACGCTTCCCTTGCATCTCTGATAGTCTGGCACCTTTCCTGCATTGGTTGGCGACTTTGACTCCTTTGCTGTGGAGCTGTCATAGGCGTTAATGATGAATCCAAGCTTGGAGCCACGGGGGATGTTCTTCAAGAGAATGTCGAACTCAAGCCACGTGTTCCACAGAACCTCATCGCTAAAGGCTTTTGGGGTTGAGCACACAGACGAGAGTATCTTGTTTCCAAAGATGATCAAAGCCTCGACCTGAACATTTTGTGGTGCTTTGGTTGGCAGCTCAGGGACATCAAAGCCCACAAGTTTAACCCTGAACTTCCTCTCGCAATCCCACAAAGAGATCATGAGGACCTCATCCATCTCCTTCCCGTCAAGAGCCAGGTCCTCGTGAAAGCTGGACAGACTTGTCAGATTGTCCACCAGGGGGCAGGCTTCACCTCTCACAGTGTCCTCTGGAAGAGACTTCATGTTCGTGATCATCAGGTGAAGTTCCTGCGACCTTTTGAGACAGGTCCTAATCCAAAGGAAATTACACAGCGGGGAATTACCAATCAGGTACTCTTCTCGTCCACAGACCTTCAAGACTGCATCCAGCGTGGACCAGTCAAAGGAAGGGTCCATTTCACTAACTGTCTTCTGCAGTCCCTTTAACAGATTATCTGGGGAGATTTTGATGTCAGTGTTTACACAAAAGCCTCTGTCCTTGAAATAGACTGTGACTGGCAGTTTGCGCTCCAGCCACTCTTGGAGGTCTTTTGGGAGGGGCGTGGTTGTGGTCCACGGCTCAATGGCGTACGATTTTCGGTCTCTACATTTCAGCTCCTCCCTGCGGGGCGAGGCAAACTTTCGGCGCGTGAAGCTCAGCTCACTCAACCTATTCCCTGAAGTCGAATTCAAATCATGACCAATAAGCTTGGCTAGCTCCTGCTGGTAATTCGAAACATCGTCCGCGTAGACCATTTTCTTTTCTCTGACACAGATTCGGGTTGTTCTAATGCCATGGGAGTCCAGAGACCAGGGCACGTTTAGTGTTTTGAGAACTTGGCAGTCGTCGTATATCTCATACAGGTCATTCGTCTTGGTGTACAGCAGCCGATATCTCTCAGGGTCCAAAAGTCCAAGCGCGTCTGGCAGCTGATTCCGCTCTTGAGCAAGCATGCAGAGACGCAGCCGCAGCTGGTGCACATTGCACTGCCCTGGGAGTCTGACCACGACTTCGTCCCGGCCATCTCCTGAAGCCTGCTGCGCTGCTGCCTCTGCAGGGAGCTCGCAGATGAACTGGAGGTTGTTTTCGTGGGATCTGCGGGTGTTTTTTGTCTGGGCATCCAAATTCCATCCCTCTTGTTCATCCATGGAGGCCTatggacattaaaaataacaCATTGAGGCAAGTTGTGCATTAACCAAGTGTGTCAGTTATACAATTCCCAGGAACAATAGACTATAATAGCTTAGCAGGCCATAACACCAATATGAATTTAAAGCAGAAGTTTACTTACCGGTACTCTAGTTCTCACTGGCTACTTACTTGCATTCTAATACTCTCTATGtaaaatgccataatcgatgcagcatattttttcaagtttcagttacttctgtgggcatttccagagcaaatgaactttacattacattaaaacaCTTCAGAGCGGCAGGAGTGATagacacaacagccaataaaatgttgttcagaatCTGACTGTTtgcattgcctcatgactgaattttgtccttgctttcagtagaaatgtaatgcattgcaatgcatcgtagaatctgAATGGAATGAATggaatcgttacctccc
This Engraulis encrasicolus isolate BLACKSEA-1 chromosome 10, IST_EnEncr_1.0, whole genome shotgun sequence DNA region includes the following protein-coding sequences:
- the si:rp71-17i16.5 gene encoding phosphatidylinositol 4,5-bisphosphate 3-kinase catalytic subunit gamma isoform, whose translation is MDEQEGWNLDAQTKNTRRSHENNLQFICELPAEAAAQQASGDGRDEVVVRLPGQCNVHQLRLRLCMLAQERNQLPDALGLLDPERYRLLYTKTNDLYEIYDDCQVLKTLNVPWSLDSHGIRTTRICVREKKMVYADDVSNYQQELAKLIGHDLNSTSGNRLSELSFTRRKFASPRREELKCRDRKSYAIEPWTTTTPLPKDLQEWLERKLPVTVYFKDRGFCVNTDIKISPDNLLKGLQKTVSEMDPSFDWSTLDAVLKVCGREEYLIGNSPLCNFLWIRTCLKRSQELHLMITNMKSLPEDTVRGEACPLVDNLTSLSSFHEDLALDGKEMDEVLMISLWDCERKFRVKLVGFDVPELPTKAPQNVQVEALIIFGNKILSSVCSTPKAFSDEVLWNTWLEFDILLKNIPRGSKLGFIINAYDSSTAKESKSPTNAGKVPDYQRCKGSVLYFVNLQLIDHRSVLSQGPHILHMWPFPEQEEEVFTFEADKLSTATNPDVATSMAITFLLDRYSFPVVIPHSRGIPNTLSPPSVTSPTSSNSSSPSGQSTPSPTSPSKSVDLEVKSPSSPSTSTVSHRDRLRRFREESVRYTSNLPQFLRSIDWLNPDAVQDIHWLLGHWQPHDLELPVALELLSVNFADERVRGLAVQRLELLSNEEVLRYLLQLVQTLKVEPYHDSSLARFLIQRALRSKRIGHFFFWYLRSEVAGCPFFRERMAVILEAYLLGCGQAMQSSFQQQVQVVDNLHEVASAVKKLYPDKSDLPPSAAQKLQELLQSYSFPSSFQVPFDPRVRAGQIQLDRCKIMASKKKPLWLEFSCVDPHGSASPPVGIIFKQGDDLRQDMLVIQTLNIMDSIWQERSLNLNLVPYGCISTGHNIGMIEIVRDAVTIAAVQRSQGGNKGAFKNDALFEWLKDKCPLQEIHYQAMERFVNSLAGYCVATFVLGIGDRHNDNIMITDKGNLFHIDFGHILGNTKSFLGMNRERVPFVLTPDFLFVMGRVKGRSSLYFQRFRDICIEAYLSLRSQSRLLVTLFSLMLLTGIPELSTSQDMRYLRTALQEERGEEAARQHFLQQIAICEQLGWTVQANWWFHMVAGIK